From one Lotus japonicus ecotype B-129 chromosome 3, LjGifu_v1.2 genomic stretch:
- the LOC130749000 gene encoding pentatricopeptide repeat-containing protein At3g24000, mitochondrial: MYVCMYPITTRVKLVQRHSVTLRRLWQTAISDDNDNVPELDKSYYIIDDRNLLRRSKTGLHVLDLIDRGAVEPDRALYQRLLKTCTKLGKLREGRLVHSHFLLQNPDVRDDLVIQNSVLFMYARCGDLEHARQVFDEMPNKDTVTWTSMITGYAQNERAVDALVLFPDMLRGGSGSRPNEFTLSSLVKCCGLIPSYGDGRQVHGCCWKHGFCDNVFVGSSLVDMYARCGFLGEAQAVFDELGRWKNEVSWNALIAGYARKGEGGGEEALGLFAKMQREGYGVTEFTYSALLCSASSVGSLEQGKWLHGHMLKSGRKLVGYVGNTLLHMYAKSGSISDARKVFDRLVKVDVVSCNSMLIGYAQHGFGKEAVVLFKQMLRDGIEPNDITFLSLLTACSHAGLLDEGERYFQLMRQFGVEPKVSHYAKIVDLLGRAGLLDRAMSFIEGMLIEPTAAIWGALLGASWMHKKIEMGAYAAQKVFELDPFYSGAHVLLANIYASAGRWKEAANIRKMMKDSGLKKEPACSWVEIENSVHVFVSNDIAHPQKDKIIKMWEKLNQEIKEIGYVPDTRHVLLFVDQHEKELNLQYHSEKLALAFALLNTSPGSTIRIMKNIRVCGDCHSAMKYVSLIVKREIIVRDTNRFHHFCDGFCSCGDYW, encoded by the coding sequence atgtatgtatgtatgtatccTATAACTACAAGAGTTAAACTTGTCCAACGCCATTCTGTTACCCTTCGCAGGCTTTGGCAAACTGCAATCTCAGACGACAATGACAATGTTCCTGAGCTTGACAAGTCTTATTACATCATAGACGACAGGAACCTACTCCGTCGCAGTAAAACTGGCCTTCACGTTCTGGATCTCATCGACCGCGGTGCCGTCGAACCGGACCGAGCATTGTACCAGAGGCTATTGAAAACATGCACCAAGTTGGGGAAGCTCAGAGAAGGAAGGCTAGTACATTCCCATTTCCTGCTACAAAATCCCGACGTAAGAGATGATCTCGTTATTCAAAACTCAGTTCTCTTCATGTACGCGAGGTGCGGGGATTTGGAACACGCGCGCCAagtgtttgatgaaatgcctAACAAGGACACGGTCACGTGGACCTCCATGATCACCGGGTATGCTCAGAACGAGCGCGCTGTGGACGCACTCGTCTTGTTCCCGGACATGCTCCGTGGTGGGAGTGGGAGCAGGCCGAATGAGTTCACGTTGTCGAGCTTGGTGAAGTGTTGTGGGTTGATACCGAGCTATGGTGATGGGAGGCAGGTTCATGGGTGTTGTTGGAAGCACGGGTTTTGTGATAATGTGTTTGTGGGGAGCTCGCTGGTGGACATGTATGCGAGGTGCGGGTTTTTGGGTGAGGCGCAGGCGGTTTTTGATGAGCTGGGGAGGTGGAAGAATGAGGTTTCTTGGAATGCTTTGATTGCTGGGTATGCGAGGAAGGGTGAGGGAGGAGGAGAGGAAGCTCTTGGTCTGTTTGCCAAGATGCAGAGGGAAGGTTATGGAGTGACAGAGTTCACCTATTCCGCTCTTTTGTGTTCCGCTTCCAGCGTCGGGTCTTTGGAGCAAGGGAAATGGCTTCATGGACACATGTTAAAGTCAGGGAGGAAGCTGGTTGGTTATGTGGGGAACACCCTTCTTCACATGTATGCAAAGTCAGGTAGCATTTCGGATGCGAGGAAGGTTTTTGATCGGTTGGTGAAGGTTGATGTCGTTTCTTGCAATTCCATGCTGATTGGTTATGCTCAACATGGGTTTGGAAAGGAAGCTGTGGTGCTTTTCAAACAGATGCTAAGGGATGGGATTGAACCCAATGACATAACATTCTTGTCTCTTCTTACTGCTTGTAGCCATGCTGGACTCTTGGATGAGGGTGAACGATATTTTCAATTGATGAGGCAGTTTGGTGTTGAACCTAAAGTTTCACATTACGCGAAAATTGTTGATCTTCTCGGTCGAGCTGGCCTTCTTGATCGAGCTATGAGTTTCATAGAGGGAATGCTGATTGAACCCACTGCAGCTATCTGGGGAGCTCTGCTTGGTGCTTCTTGGatgcataaaaaaattgaaatgggTGCTTATGCTGCTCAAAAGGTTTTTGAGCTTGATCCTTTCTATTCAGGGGCACATGTGTTGCTTGCCAATATTTATGCCTCTGCTGGGAGATGGAAGGAAGCTGCGAATATCCGGAAGATGATGAAAGATAGTGGGTTGAAGAAGGAACCAGCTTGTAGTTGGGTTGAGATTGAGAACTCTGTCCATGTGTTTGTGTCAAATGACATTGCTCATCCACAAAAAGATAAGATCATTAAAATGTGGGAGAAGCTAAATCAGGAAATTAAAGAGATTGGCTATGTTCCTGACACTAGACATGTGCTTCTGTTTGTGGACCAACACGAGAAGGAGTTGAATTTGCAGTATCATAGTGAGAAGCTGGCTCTTGCTTTTGCTCTTCTGAATACTTCCCCAGGATCCACCATTCGCATTATGAAGAACATTAGAGTTTGTGGTGATTGCCACTCAGCAATGAAATATGTGTCACTGATAGTGAAGAGAGAAATAATAGTTAGAGATACCAATCGCTTCCATCACTTTTGTGATGGCTTCTGCTCTTGCGGAGACTACTGGTAG